The proteins below come from a single Branchiostoma floridae strain S238N-H82 chromosome 5, Bfl_VNyyK, whole genome shotgun sequence genomic window:
- the LOC118415400 gene encoding high mobility group protein HMGI-C-like, with product MSQAKREAGEGQPGTSEEAAPQPVKRGRGRPRKNPESKPPEGPVVKRPRGRPPGSKNKNPSKRAQKEPKKPRGRPRKWPAAQPKKEAEAEGGEAAAAAQEEESAEGEETE from the exons ATGAGCCAAGCGAAGCGAGAGGCAGGCGAGGGCCAGCCCGGGACTTCGGAGGAGGCAGCGCCGCAGCCCGTGAAGAGAGGTCGCGGCAGGCCGAGAAAAAATCCGGAAAGTAAA CCTCCCGAAGGTCCGGTAGTGAAGAGGCCGCGGGGAAGACCACCCGGTAGCAAGAATAAGAACCCTTCCAAGCGAGCGCAGAAG GAGCCGAAGAAACCCAGAGGCAGGCCACGTAAATGG CCTGCAGCACAACCAAAG AAGGAGGCTGAAGCTGAGGGTGGGGAGGCAGCAGCAGCCGCTCAGGAGGAGGAGTCAGCAGAGGGAGAGGAGACGGAGTAA